In one window of Trachemys scripta elegans isolate TJP31775 chromosome 5, CAS_Tse_1.0, whole genome shotgun sequence DNA:
- the ATOH1 gene encoding protein atonal homolog 1, whose product MSHLRAAAAEWVEGGRDLGAQEQLEQTLLGQEHPGCGFPPAWLGMCCPARVPVAAAASPRYLLPGAAEEEEEQPLEAGGAEQHLGGCSSRSGPSGKLCKLPGGVPSAEGVSGCGRQRAPSGGLRQQVSGVQKQRRLAANARERRRMHGLNHAFDQLRNVIPSFNNDKKLSKYETLQMAQIYISALAELLHSPAAPADTPGKGEHRATPHEATGAEAGAAGQGQGQQQRPSPSGHCRTRFPQQSAAGGYSVPLDPLHFSFQESALMAQKAPSPALLGQPQERSKPSPRSHRSDGEFSPRSHYSDSDEAS is encoded by the coding sequence ATGAGCCACCTGCGGGCGGCCGCCGCCGAGTGGGTGGAAGGCGGCAGGGACTTGGGGgcccaggagcagctggagcagaCTCTCCTAGGGCAGGAGCATCCCGGTTGCGGTTTCCCCCCTGCTTGGCTGGGCATGTGCTGCCCGGCACGCGTCCCCGtagccgccgccgcctcccccaGATACCTGCTGCCCGGAgcagcggaggaggaggaggagcagccgcTGGAGGCGGGGGGAGCCGAGCAGCAcctgggcggctgcagcagcaggagcggcCCCTCGGGGAAACTGTGCAAGCTGCCAGGGGGCGTCCCGTCGGCGGAGGGGGTGTCGGGCTGCGGCAGGCAGCGCGCCCCGTCcggggggctccggcagcaggtgAGCGGCGTGCAGAAGCAGCGACGGCTGGCGGCCAACGCCCGGGAGCGGCGGCGGATGCACGGGCTGAACCACGCCTTCGACCAGCTGCGCAATGTCATCCCCTCTTTCAACAACGACAAGAAGCTGTCCAAGTACGAGACCCTGCAGATGGCGCAGATCTACATTAGCGCGCTGGCCGAGCTGCTGCACAGCCCGGCCGCGCCCGCCGACACCCCGGGCAAGGGCGAGCACCGCGCGACGCCCCACGAGGCAACCGGAGCAGAGGCCGGAGCTGCAGGGCAAGgacaggggcagcagcagagaccctcGCCCTCCGGCCACTGCAGGACTCGCTTCCCCCAGCAGTCGGCTGCGGGGGGCTACTCCGTGCCGCTGGAccctctgcacttctccttccAGGAGAGCGCCCTGATGGCACAGAAAGCCCCCTCCCCGGCCCTCCTCGGCCAGCCGCAGGAGAGGAGCAAACCATCGCCCAGGTCCCACAGGAGCGATGGAGAGTTCTCGCCCCGCTCCCACTACAGTGACTCTGATGAGGCCAGCTAG